Sequence from the Rubrobacter naiadicus genome:
CGGCGCGCTGCTCGCCGACGTCCCGCACTCGCGCCCGATCGCGGTGAACGCCAACTCCCAGGATCCCGCGCTGATAGAAGGGCTCGGCCTCAGCCCCTCACAATACGAGGGCCCCACGGGGATAACCGGCGTACTGCACCGGATGTGCGCCGACGCCGGGCTGCCCTCGGTGAGCTTCTGGGCCTCCGTGCCGCACTACCTGCCCGCGGTCCCCTCCGCCCCGGCGGCGCTCGCCCTCCTGGAGAGCTTCTCCGAGTTGCTCGGGGTCGAGGTGGAGGTCGGCAACCTGCGCAAATCCGCCGAAGAGTATCAGGAGCAGGTCTCCACCGCCGTCGCACGCGATCCGGACCTCACCTCCTACGTCAGGATGCTCGAGGAGCGCTACGACGCGCAGGGGCCCGGGGAGCCGAACATACCCTCGGGAGACGATCTCGCCCGGGAGCTCGAGGACTTCCTGCGCAACCAGCGCGGGGAGGACGGCTAGGAGAGGACGGGCAGGCTCCTCTTCTTCCTCTTCAGCCCTTCGTTGAGGCTGCCGGAGCGGTACCCGGAGAGATCGAGCGCGACGTAGAGGAAGCCGGCCTTCTTGAGCTCCGTGGAGATCTCCCCGCGCATCGCGAAGGCCCGCTCCATCTCCTCCTCGCCGACCTCGAGGCGGGCGATCTCGCCGTGGTGGCGAACCCTCACCTGCCGGAAGCCCTCCCGGCGCAGGAACTCCTCCGCCCGGGCCACCTGGGCGAGCTTCTCGGGGGTTATCTCCTGCCCGTACGGGAAGCGGCTCGAGAGGCAGGCGAGCGCGGGCTTGTCCCAGGTGGGGAGCCCGAGGTGACGCGCGAGCGCCCTCACCTCCTCCTTGCCCATCCCGGCCGCGGAGAGCGGGGAGAGGACCCCGAGCTCGCGGGCGGCCTTCCTTCCGGGCCGCCAGTCGCCCTCGTCGTCGGCGTTCGCGCCGTCCACGATGCAGCCGTAGCCGCGTTCCTCGGCGATCTTCTTCAGGTCGGTGTAGAGCGTGCTCTTGCAGAAGTAGCAGCGGTTGGTCGGGTTGCTCGCGTAGTTGGGGTCGTCGAGCTCGCGGGTGTTTATGATCACGTGCTCGACCCCGAGCGAGGCGACGAACCGCCTGGCCTCCTCGAGCTCCGAGGGCAGGTAGGTCTCGTTGTCCGAGGTGACCGCGAGCACCCGCTCCTTCGGGAGGGCCCGCGCGGCGACCGCGAGCGCGAGCGAGGAGTCCACCCCGCCGGAGAACGCGACGAGCGCGCTCCCGTGGGGACGGACGATCCCTTCGAGCTGCTGCAGCCTGCGCTCGAGCTCCTGGGGAGAGAAGTCGTGGTCCGGCACCTGGCACCCTCCTTCCGTCCGGCCTACGGTCACTGTTTTACCGCACCACGTCCTGAGAGCCAGCGCACGACCTCCCCCGCGTGGGCGTCCGGCGGGAAGACCGGGTAGAAGACGTGCTCGACGCTGCCGTCGCGCACCACGAGGGTGAGACGCTTTATAAGGACCATCCCCTCCACCTCGAAGGTCGGGAGCCCGAGCGCGCGGCAGAAGCCCAGCCCCTCGTCGCTCAAAAGTTCGAACGGCAGGGCGAGCCTCTCCTTCGCCTCCTGCTGGTAGTCGGTGTCCTGGGTGCTCAGGCCGAAGACGCGGGCCCCGAGGGCCAGGATCTCATCGTGGTGGTCGCGGAAACCGCAGGACTCCGGGGTGCAGCCGCGGGCGCCCGGGATACTGTCCCACCCCTCGGGCAGCGGCGCGCCGGGGCGTCCGGTCATCGGGTAACAGTAGACGACGGTCGTTCCCGGGAGCGAGGAGAGATCGACCCTCTCCCCGGAGGTGGCCGGAAGGGCGAGGGACGGCACCCGCGCACCGGGGAGGTGGTCGCAGGCGCCGTCGTCTTCGGGGACGGGCAGGTCCTCCGGCAGATGCTCGTAGCCGCCCGCCACCTACACCCTCTCCAGCACGACCGCCGCGTTGTGTCCGCCGACGCCGAGGTTGGCGCAGAGGGCGACCTCGAGGTCGGGGGCCTCTCGCGGCTCGTCCACGACGTAGTCGAGCTTCGCGCAGTCGGGGGCGAGCTCTTCGAGGTTGCGCATCGGCGGGACCGTCCTCTCCTTGAGCGCGAGCGCGCACACCGAGGCCTCTATCGCGCCCGTCGCCCCCATCGCGTGCCCCAGCGTCGACTTCGTCGCCGAGACCATGGCGTTCGGGTTGATCTGGTACATCGCGCGCGACTCGGGGCCGTCGCCGGCCGGGGTGCCCGCACCGTGGGGGTTGATGTACCCGACGCGCCCGCCCTCGACCCCGGCCCGTTCCAGCGCGAGCTGCATCGCCCGCAGGATCCCGCGCCCCTCCCTGTCCGGGTCGACGGTGCTGTAGGCGTCCGTGGTGCGCCCGACCCCGGTTACCTTCGCGTAGGGGTCGGCGCCGCGGCGCGCGGCGGACTCCTCGCTCTCCAGGACGAAGACCGCCGCCCCCTCCCCGAGCACGAACCCCCGGTGGTCGCGGTCGTAGGGCCGGCAGGCCCCCTCGGGGTCGTCGTTGAGGTCGCTCATCGCCCGCATCGAGATGAACCCCGCCAGGAAGACCGGCGTTATCACGGCCTCGGTGCCGCCGCAGAGCACCATGTCCGCGTCCCCGCGTCGGATCAGGTCGAACCCGAAGCCCAGGGCGTCGGTGCCGCAGGCGCAGGCGAGCGCCGGGGAGGCTGAGGGTCCCTGCACGCCGTACTGGATCGCGACGTGCGCCGCCGCGGCGTTCGGCATGATCTTGGTGACCGCGAACGGGTTGACCCGGGTGGGACCCTTGGTGTCCATCGTGCGCTGGGTCTCCTCCATGCTCGCCACCCCGCCGATGCCGCTGCCGAGGACCAGCCCGACCCGCTCGGGGTTGCTCTCGAGCTCCCCCCAGGCCCCGGCGTCGTCCAGCGCGAGCTTCGAGGCCGCGAGACCGAAGTGGGTGAAGCGGTCGGTCCTCTGCACCACCTTGCGGTCCATGAAGTCCCTCGGGTCGAAGGAGCGGCACTCGGCGGCGATCCTCACGGCGAAATCCGAGGCGTCGAAGAGCGTGATCGGACCGACCCCGCTCTCGCCCGCGAGCAGGGCCTTCCAGAAGTCCTCACGCCCCACGCCGACCGGGCTCACGACACCTATTCCCGTTATGTACGCCGCCGGACGACCGTTGTGCATAAAACCTCCAAAGAGCGCCAAACCCAGCCGTCAATCTTAGCATCCCGCAGCCGGGCTTACCCCGCCGCTACAATGTATCCACGATGGAAGGCGAGCACGGCACCGTGGACGATTTCGCGCGGAGATACCCGGGGATGTGGCTCGCGGTGGTGCTCGACGGTCCGGGGAGCCGTTCGGGGACCCTCATACTGGCCACGCCCTCCCGCGAAGAGGCGGGCCGGGCGGTGATGCGGTATGCCGCCGAGAGGCGCCCCGTCTACTTCGGACGGGCGCCGGAGAGGGAGGACGGCCCTGGCGGCGCCACCGGCCCGCGGCTAGGATAGGGTCACGGTAGAAGTGGCTGCAATCCGCTCGGAGGGAGCTTTCGATGTTGGATCTCAGATACATCCGCGAGAACGCACCGGCGGTGAAAGAGAACTGCAGGAACCGGGGCGTCGAGGCAGACGTGGACCTCGTCGTCGAGCTCGCCGGGCGGCGCTCGAAGCTCATAACCGATCTGAACGAGTTGAGACAGAACCAGAACCAGCTCGCCAAGTGCATCGGCAGGGAGAGAGACCCCGCAGCCCGAGAGAGGCTCATAGAGGAGTCGCGCGCCCTGAAGGACGAGATCCCGAGGAGGGAGCAGGAGCTGGCGGAGGTCGAGGAGAGGCTGCGCGAGGAGCAGCTCAAGATCCCGAACATGACCCACCCCGACGCCCCCATCGGGAAGGACGACACCGAGAACGTCGAGATCAGCCGCTGGGGCGAACCGAAGGAGTTCGACTTCGAGCCGAAGGACCACGTCGAGATCGGGGAGTCCTTGGGGATCATCGACTTCGAGGCCGGAGCGAAGACGACCGGCAGCAAGTTCTACTTCCTGCGCGGCGAGGCGGTCCTGCTCGAGCTCGCGCTCGTGCGCTACGCGCTGGATGTGCTCGTGGCGCGCGGCTTCGAGCCCGCCATAACCCCGGATCTGGCCCGCGACGAGGCGCTCGTCGGGACCGGCTTCATCCCGCGCGGGCCGGAGACCCAGATCTACTCGGTCGAGGACACCGACCTCTCGCTCATCGCGACCGCCGAGATAACCCTCGCCGCCCAGCTTCAGGACGAGATCGTCGAGGAGGGGGATCTCCCGCTGCGCTTCGCCGGGCTCTCGCACTGCTTCCGCACCGAGGCCGGCTCCCACGGCCGGGCGAGCCGGGGCCTCTACCGGGTGCACCAGTTCACCAAGGTCGAGATGTTCGCGTTCACCACGCCCGAGGGCTCGGAGGAGATGCACCGCGAGATGCTCGCAACGGAGGAGGAGATCTTCCGCAACCTCGAGATCCCCTACCGGGTGGTGGACATCTGCACCGGGGATCTCGGCGGGGCCGCCTACCGGAAGTACGACGTCGAGGCCTGGATGCCTGGCCGGGGCGACTACGGCGAGGTCACCAGCACCTCGAACACCACCGACTACCAGGCACGCCGGCTGCGGATCCGCTACCGCCCCGATGGGGGGTCCCCCAGGCTCCTGCACACCCTGAACGGCACCGCGATAGCGGTCAGCCGCGCCCTGATCGCGCTGCTCGAGAACCACCAGCAGCCGGACGGCTCGGTGGTGCTCCCGGAGAAGCTCGTCCCCTACGCAGGCTTCGAGCGCATAGGGATGAAGTAGCGCGGGGGCATCCGATGCCGGAGCGGGATCCGGCGGGCGCGCTGATCCGACGCTCCCGCACCTGGTCGCAGGCGGCCGACGAGGGAGAGCTCTTCCGGGCCGCCTCCAGCGTGCTAAGAGAGGTCTTCGGCGTGGATACCGGCTACTTCGTCTACCGCCGGGGATCGATCCTGGGCGAACCGGCGGGCCCTCTGCAGGTGTACGAGCCGTGGGGGGTGCTCTCGGGGAGGCGCGAGGAGATCGCACGCCGGGTGGTCCGGCAGGATGAAACCCCGGGGGCGCTCTCCGGGTTGAGCGAGCGCTGGATGGACCTCTCCGAGGTCCCGCCGGAGGTACGCTCCGACTGGGAGCGCTGGGGCGTGGAACAGGGAGGTTCCTGGGCGCTCACCTTCCGCGGGGAGCGCGTGGGGGCGATGGTGCTGCGCCGCGCCCGGCGCGCACAGGACGACGACGGGGATCTGGTATCCCTGTGCGCGGTGCAGACCTCGCTGGTTCTGGAGCTCATCTCCGCCCGCCGGGCCGCGGAGGAGGCGAGCGAGCGGGACTTCCTGACCGGGCTGTGGAACCGGCGGGGGTTTCTGGAACGGATCGCCGGGACCACCTCCGGCGGCCACCCCGCCCTGCTCATCGGGGTCGTCGACCTGGACAACCTCAAGGAGACCAACGACGAGCTAGGCCACCCGGAGGGAGACCGCCTGTTGCGGAAGACGGCTCGCCTGCTGCGCGAGCACCTCGGCGGCAGCGGGATCGCCTGCCGGTGGGGTGGGGACGAGTTCGTGATCCTGCAGAGCGCGGCCGCACCGGGCAGCCCGCACCACGCGGCGCGTCGGCTGGAGGAACATCTCGCCGCCGGCGGGGTGACGGCCAGCGCCGGGATCGCAGTCTGGGGTGAGGACGGAACGAGCTGGGAGGAGTGTTACGCCGCCGCCGACCGCAGGCTCTACGCGCGCAAGATGGCCCGGCAGCCCGGCTGACCCTACAGAGAGACGCCGAGAAGGCCCCGCGTGAGCTGGAAGGCGACATTCCCCCTCCCGAAGAGCTTCGGCAGGTAGCGGCGGGAGGCGACCAGCATGATCGCCTCCATCAGCGATTCGGTCCACCTCCCTGCATCCCCCGCGAGCACCGCGTCGAGGTCCTCCGCGTACCGCTCTACCGTTCCCGGGTCGGAGGAGACCTGCACCAGCGGGATCATCCGGTGCGCCTGCAGCGGGCGGCCCGCCACGTGCGCGAGCATCACCTCCACCCCCGTCGCACCCATCCCGGTCGCGGTCTCGACCCAGTGCGTGGTCGGTGTCTCCATCACGTGCAGCCCCGGATTCTCCGCGACCTGTCCGTAGGCGAGGGTGATGCGGGGCCTCACATCCCCGAGAACCGCCTGGCGGTAGGCCCGGCTCTCGAGCAGGGCTCCGCGCCCCGGCACCACCACGGTCCCTCCCGCCCCGACCACGGCGAGCGTCACACCGGCCAGCGCGAGCGCCGCTCCCTCGGAGAGGGGCCCTGCGGCATGCAGCCCCAGACGGAGGTTCTCTAGCCCGACCTCGAAGCCCTCCATCTCCCCCATCCCCGCGAGCGCCGCCTCGAACCACTCCTCCACGCGGCGCGTCACCCGCTCTATCCCGCCGTCGAGCTGGATGCTCGCCCAGCCGAACGCCTCCGGGTCGAGCCCGCGGGAGGAGAGGAGCGCCCGGAAGTAATCGTTGTGGGTCTTCTCGCAGCCGTGCTCCAGGAGCAAAGCGGCTCCGACGAGCGGATGGGCGAGGTAGCCGAGGACGGTGCGGCCGTAGATCTCCTCGGAGGAGCCGCCCGAGACGCCGCACCCCTCGGTGTGCGGCAGCGCGACGAACCGGGAGAGCTTCCCCTCGCCGAGGCCGCTTTCGTCGAGCTTCTGCGCGATGCGCAGCGCGATCTGCCCCGAGCACAGGCTGGTCGGCATGATGAGCCCGACCCTGTCCGCGGCGGGCCCGCGCCCGCCCCGCACGGCCTCGTAGGTCCATCCCCCGGAGGGCCGGGAGCCCACCACCGCGAGCGGCTCGCCGTCCGGGGTGGGCGAATCCAAAAGACGGTCGAGGTTCCCCGGGCCGGTCTGCCTCCACTCGCGCCAGATCGAGACCTGGGAGTGCCCGGCCCTCTCCCCGGCGGTCCTCTCTCCGGATGCGACGCGCAGGGTGAGATCGAAGGTCCTGCGGCCGAGCTCTTCCATCGGGGTGCCGTCCAGGTAGGCCCCGGCGTTCACGTCCATCTCGTCCTCGAGCAGCCGGTAGCGGCCCGTGGTGGTGACGAACTTGATGGTGGGTACGAACGGGAAGTTGGTGATCGAGCCGTTGCCGGTGGTGAAGAAGATCAGGTTCGCCCCCGAGGCGACCTGACCGGCGACGCTCTCCAGGTCGTTGCCGGGACTGTCCATGAAGTAGAAGCCCGGTGCGTCCATCCTCTCGCCGTACTCGACGACCTCGTCGAGCCTGACCTCCGGGTCCTTCTTGCGCGCCGCCCCGATGGACTTTATGGAGATGTTGTAGAGCCCGCGGAGGTTGTTCCCGCCGGAGGGGTTGCCCTCGGCGGTGTGCCCGTGCCAGGCGGCGCGCTCCTCGAACCTCTCCACCATCGAGAGGAAGCGGCGGGCGACATCGAGGTCGCGCACCCGCGAGAGGACGTACTCCTCCGCCCCGATCAGCTCGTCGGTCTCAGCCAGGTTCGCGCTCCCGCCGTTCCGGAGCACCTCCTTCGCCACCCATCCGGCGAGCGGGTTGGCCGAGACGCCGGAGAAGGCGTCGGAGCCCCCGCACTGCAGCGCGACCCTGAGCCCCGAAAGCGGCTCCTCGGTGCGCCGGGCGCGTCCCACCTCCCCGAGCCAGCCCGCGACGATCTTCTCCGCCCGCCGCAGCCCGGTCTCGAAGGGACAATCGAGCGTCATGAAGCGGTGCGGGACGTCGCCGAGCGGGTAGCCTCCCTGCCAGGCGTAGCGGCGCACCATCTCGCCGGTCACGGGCGCCCCCGGCTCGTCCACCGCGAGCACGGCCCCGACGTTGGGATGGACCATGAACCCCGCGAGCGTCCGGAGCAGGAGGTCGAGGTTGTTGGGCGTGCGGTCCTCGCCGCCCTCGGTGTGCGCGACGGCGACGACGCCGTCCAGGCCGGGATGCCCGCCGGCGGCCGCCCTCATCCTGCGCTCCAGAGCCTTCGCGAAGGAGCCGGTGCGCGAGGTTATCCCCAGGACCACGACGTAGTTGCGGGTCCCGACCCCGCGTCCGCCGCCACGCCGGTACCCGTAGAACGTGGCGCGATCCGGGTGTAGAGGCACCTGCTCCGCCGGGCGGAAGCGCTCCTCGTCGAGCCGGTAGGGCATAAGCGGTGCGTCGGTGAAGTTGGCCTCCCGCGGGAGCCCGAAGCCCACGCGCCGCTCTCTCAGAACCCGCAGGATCTTCTCGTTGCACAGGTACCCTCCGGGCGGTATCCCGCGCACCGCCTCCCCGAACGGGAGCCCCCAGGAGAGGAGCGGGTCCCCACTCCGGATGGCGCGCACGGCGAAGCGGTGCCCCTCGAGTACGGTGTGCCGGATCACGATCTCATCTTCGCCGCACATGACCCGCGTCCCGGCCTTCAGGGTGCGCACGGCGATCGCAGCGTTGTCCCGAGGGTCCGGGAGACGTCCGACCTCTTCGAAGCCAACCCGCTCGTACGCACCCAAGATGGCGCCCCTCCTCTCTCCCCGACGTTACCGGCTCCAGTGTAACCCGGATGCGGGGGCCGGGGCCCGGAAGATATACTCTTCACCCAGCAGGGCAGGCTCGCATCGAGAGAGGAGACGCGCATGGCCGAAGTCGTCGAGAGGCTCACCAAGAAGAGCGAAGACTCCAGCCGCTGGTATCTGGACGTGATCCGGATGGCCCGGCTCGCCGATTACGGCCCGGTGCGCGGAACCTTCGCGATAAGACCCTACGGGTACGCGATCTGGGAGAGGATGCAGCGGGATCTCGACGACCGCTTCAAGGCGACCGGCCACACCAACGCCTACTTCCCGCTGTTCATCCCCGAGAGCTACCTGAAGAAGGAGGCCGAGCACGTCGAAGGATTCAACCCCGAGGTGGCCTGGGTGACCCGGGCCGGGAGCGAAGATCTCGAGGAACCCATCGCCGTCCGCCCGACCTCCGAGACGATAATCTGCGACTTCTACCGCAAATGGATCGACTCCTACCGCGACCTGCCCATCCTGATAAACCAGTGGTCCAACTTCGTGCGCTGGGAGAAGGTGACCCGGCCCTTCCTGCGAACTACGGAGGTTCTCTGGCAGGAGGGCCACACGGTGCACGCCACCGCGGAGGAAGCCCGCGAGGAGGCCCTGCGGATGCTCGGGGTCTACAGGGACTTCTACGCCGAGACCGCGGCCATCCCGGTACTCACCGGGGCGAAGAGCCCCTCGGAGCGCTTCGCCGGGGCCGTCGAGACGTTCACCTGCGAGGCGCTGATGGGCGACGGGCGGGCGCTGCAGGCCGCCACCAGCCACGACCTCGGGCAGAACTTCGCGAGGGCGTTCGACATCACCTTCCTGGACGAGAACCAGGAGCGGGTCTACCCCTACCAGACCTCGTGGGGCTTCTCCACCCGGGCGGTCGGGGCGCTCATCCTGGTCCACGGCGACGACCGGGGGCTGAAGCTCCCGCCGCGCCTGGCCCCCACCCAGGCGGTCATCGTCCCGATCTACCGGGGCAAGAGCAAGGGAGCGGTGCTCGAAGAGACGCGGAAGCTCCTCTCGGAGCTCGAGGGCTCCGGCCTGAGGGTCGAGGCCGACCTGGACGAGGAGCACTCCCCCGGCTGGAAGTTCAACGAGCACGAGGTACGGGGGGTGCCGGTGCGCATCGAGCTCGGGCCGAAGGACATCGAGAAGGACCAGGTCGTCCTGGTGCGCCGCGACACCGGCGAGAAGGAGTTCGCGGGCCGCAGAGGGCTGACGCGGCGGCTGCCGGAGCTCCTGGAGGAGATCCAGGAGAACATGCTGCGTCAGGCGCGCTCGTTCCTCGAGGAGAACACCCGCCACGTCGAGAGCTACGAGCAGATGAAGGAGACCATCGCCGAGAAGCGCGGCTTCGTCGTCGCTCCGTGGGACGGCACCGAAGAGACCGAGCAGCGGATAAAGGAGGAGACGAAGGCGACGATCCGCCTCCTGCCCTTCGAGCGGGAGGAGGGCAAAGACCCGGTCTCCGGCCGGCCGGGGAAGACAGCTGTCTTCGCCCGGGCCTACTAGGCCCGCCACTTGACCGGGGCACGGAGGGCGGCTAGGATTCCCGAACGCACGTTGTAAGCGGAGTTCTATTCATAGAACTTAGTACCCTTGGAGGGGGGAAAAGTGCACGACCTTCGTGGTGCTCTCGGGCGACCCGGACCTCTCCGCGCCCGAGCAAGGCTGTTCTGGGTCATGGCCCTCGCGCTCGCCGTCTCGCTCTCCGCCGTCGTGCTCGCGACTTCGGACCGAAAGGTCGAGGCGCGCCAGCGGCCCGCGCTTCCCCCGGCGGGGAAGCCTGTGATCCCCTACCTGCTCTCCGACCGGAAGACCGTGGCGGCGCTCGAGAAGGAGTTCGGGCTGAACGGCGATAAGAAGAGAGAGCTCCTGCTCGCCGTCCGGCGCGAGAACCGCGCCATCGCCGGCGCCTACGCCCGGAGCGAGCGGGTCCTGGGAGCCGGGAGGAACTCCATGGCCCGCAGCGGAGATGCCGTCGTCGTCTCCGCGTACAACCGCCGGGTGAGCCGGGCGGAGGAGCGGGCCAGAGCCGAGATCCTGGGGCTCGTCCCCGCCCGGGAGCGCCCCGCCCTGAGAAGCTGGCTCGGGAGCCGGTGGAACCAGGCGGTGCGGCAGAACTGCGGGGGCTACACGCGGCTCACGTACAACACCAGATCCTCTCTGGGGGTCACCGACAGGGTCTACGCCACCCAGTACAACGGCTACACCAACTTCGAGGTCGCACTGCCGCACCGGGCGCTCAAACAGAAAGGCGGCTTCAGGGTCCGCCTGAGCTACGGTGGACGCAGCGTCTGGGTGCGGGTGAAGGAGGTCGGGCCGTGGAACACCCGCGACAACTACTGGCAGAGCAGCAGGTACCGCACCATGTGGCGCAACCTCCCCCGGGGCGTGCCGGAGGCCAAAGCCGCCTACTGCCGGAACTACAACCAGGGCGAGGACGAGTTCGGCCGCACCGTTGCCAACCCCGCCGGCATAGACATAACCCCGGCCGTCGCCCACCGGCTCGGCCTCGCGACCTACGAGAACGCCAGGATCACGGTCTACTACCCCTGGGTCGGACACTAACCTCCTTG
This genomic interval carries:
- a CDS encoding peroxiredoxin → MAGGYEHLPEDLPVPEDDGACDHLPGARVPSLALPATSGERVDLSSLPGTTVVYCYPMTGRPGAPLPEGWDSIPGARGCTPESCGFRDHHDEILALGARVFGLSTQDTDYQQEAKERLALPFELLSDEGLGFCRALGLPTFEVEGMVLIKRLTLVVRDGSVEHVFYPVFPPDAHAGEVVRWLSGRGAVKQ
- the serS gene encoding serine--tRNA ligase — encoded protein: MLDLRYIRENAPAVKENCRNRGVEADVDLVVELAGRRSKLITDLNELRQNQNQLAKCIGRERDPAARERLIEESRALKDEIPRREQELAEVEERLREEQLKIPNMTHPDAPIGKDDTENVEISRWGEPKEFDFEPKDHVEIGESLGIIDFEAGAKTTGSKFYFLRGEAVLLELALVRYALDVLVARGFEPAITPDLARDEALVGTGFIPRGPETQIYSVEDTDLSLIATAEITLAAQLQDEIVEEGDLPLRFAGLSHCFRTEAGSHGRASRGLYRVHQFTKVEMFAFTTPEGSEEMHREMLATEEEIFRNLEIPYRVVDICTGDLGGAAYRKYDVEAWMPGRGDYGEVTSTSNTTDYQARRLRIRYRPDGGSPRLLHTLNGTAIAVSRALIALLENHQQPDGSVVLPEKLVPYAGFERIGMK
- the larE gene encoding ATP-dependent sacrificial sulfur transferase LarE translates to MPDHDFSPQELERRLQQLEGIVRPHGSALVAFSGGVDSSLALAVAARALPKERVLAVTSDNETYLPSELEEARRFVASLGVEHVIINTRELDDPNYASNPTNRCYFCKSTLYTDLKKIAEERGYGCIVDGANADDEGDWRPGRKAARELGVLSPLSAAGMGKEEVRALARHLGLPTWDKPALACLSSRFPYGQEITPEKLAQVARAEEFLRREGFRQVRVRHHGEIARLEVGEEEMERAFAMRGEISTELKKAGFLYVALDLSGYRSGSLNEGLKRKKRSLPVLS
- the proS gene encoding proline--tRNA ligase, which codes for MAEVVERLTKKSEDSSRWYLDVIRMARLADYGPVRGTFAIRPYGYAIWERMQRDLDDRFKATGHTNAYFPLFIPESYLKKEAEHVEGFNPEVAWVTRAGSEDLEEPIAVRPTSETIICDFYRKWIDSYRDLPILINQWSNFVRWEKVTRPFLRTTEVLWQEGHTVHATAEEAREEALRMLGVYRDFYAETAAIPVLTGAKSPSERFAGAVETFTCEALMGDGRALQAATSHDLGQNFARAFDITFLDENQERVYPYQTSWGFSTRAVGALILVHGDDRGLKLPPRLAPTQAVIVPIYRGKSKGAVLEETRKLLSELEGSGLRVEADLDEEHSPGWKFNEHEVRGVPVRIELGPKDIEKDQVVLVRRDTGEKEFAGRRGLTRRLPELLEEIQENMLRQARSFLEENTRHVESYEQMKETIAEKRGFVVAPWDGTEETEQRIKEETKATIRLLPFEREEGKDPVSGRPGKTAVFARAY
- a CDS encoding beta-ketoacyl-[acyl-carrier-protein] synthase family protein, which codes for MHNGRPAAYITGIGVVSPVGVGREDFWKALLAGESGVGPITLFDASDFAVRIAAECRSFDPRDFMDRKVVQRTDRFTHFGLAASKLALDDAGAWGELESNPERVGLVLGSGIGGVASMEETQRTMDTKGPTRVNPFAVTKIMPNAAAAHVAIQYGVQGPSASPALACACGTDALGFGFDLIRRGDADMVLCGGTEAVITPVFLAGFISMRAMSDLNDDPEGACRPYDRDHRGFVLGEGAAVFVLESEESAARRGADPYAKVTGVGRTTDAYSTVDPDREGRGILRAMQLALERAGVEGGRVGYINPHGAGTPAGDGPESRAMYQINPNAMVSATKSTLGHAMGATGAIEASVCALALKERTVPPMRNLEELAPDCAKLDYVVDEPREAPDLEVALCANLGVGGHNAAVVLERV
- a CDS encoding GGDEF domain-containing protein, which translates into the protein MPERDPAGALIRRSRTWSQAADEGELFRAASSVLREVFGVDTGYFVYRRGSILGEPAGPLQVYEPWGVLSGRREEIARRVVRQDETPGALSGLSERWMDLSEVPPEVRSDWERWGVEQGGSWALTFRGERVGAMVLRRARRAQDDDGDLVSLCAVQTSLVLELISARRAAEEASERDFLTGLWNRRGFLERIAGTTSGGHPALLIGVVDLDNLKETNDELGHPEGDRLLRKTARLLREHLGGSGIACRWGGDEFVILQSAAAPGSPHHAARRLEEHLAAGGVTASAGIAVWGEDGTSWEECYAAADRRLYARKMARQPG
- a CDS encoding PAC2 family protein, translated to MDERYLKLDRRPDLERPVLVCAFTGWNDAAEAASVAVATLGSSWGAERIGRFESEEFFDFQATRPQIKLIDGITREIEWPENVLWATSRSVEAAGGRGAVFLSGPEPNLRWRTFSRTVVELARELGVEMVVTLGALLADVPHSRPIAVNANSQDPALIEGLGLSPSQYEGPTGITGVLHRMCADAGLPSVSFWASVPHYLPAVPSAPAALALLESFSELLGVEVEVGNLRKSAEEYQEQVSTAVARDPDLTSYVRMLEERYDAQGPGEPNIPSGDDLARELEDFLRNQRGEDG
- a CDS encoding UxaA family hydrolase — protein: MGAYERVGFEEVGRLPDPRDNAAIAVRTLKAGTRVMCGEDEIVIRHTVLEGHRFAVRAIRSGDPLLSWGLPFGEAVRGIPPGGYLCNEKILRVLRERRVGFGLPREANFTDAPLMPYRLDEERFRPAEQVPLHPDRATFYGYRRGGGRGVGTRNYVVVLGITSRTGSFAKALERRMRAAAGGHPGLDGVVAVAHTEGGEDRTPNNLDLLLRTLAGFMVHPNVGAVLAVDEPGAPVTGEMVRRYAWQGGYPLGDVPHRFMTLDCPFETGLRRAEKIVAGWLGEVGRARRTEEPLSGLRVALQCGGSDAFSGVSANPLAGWVAKEVLRNGGSANLAETDELIGAEEYVLSRVRDLDVARRFLSMVERFEERAAWHGHTAEGNPSGGNNLRGLYNISIKSIGAARKKDPEVRLDEVVEYGERMDAPGFYFMDSPGNDLESVAGQVASGANLIFFTTGNGSITNFPFVPTIKFVTTTGRYRLLEDEMDVNAGAYLDGTPMEELGRRTFDLTLRVASGERTAGERAGHSQVSIWREWRQTGPGNLDRLLDSPTPDGEPLAVVGSRPSGGWTYEAVRGGRGPAADRVGLIMPTSLCSGQIALRIAQKLDESGLGEGKLSRFVALPHTEGCGVSGGSSEEIYGRTVLGYLAHPLVGAALLLEHGCEKTHNDYFRALLSSRGLDPEAFGWASIQLDGGIERVTRRVEEWFEAALAGMGEMEGFEVGLENLRLGLHAAGPLSEGAALALAGVTLAVVGAGGTVVVPGRGALLESRAYRQAVLGDVRPRITLAYGQVAENPGLHVMETPTTHWVETATGMGATGVEVMLAHVAGRPLQAHRMIPLVQVSSDPGTVERYAEDLDAVLAGDAGRWTESLMEAIMLVASRRYLPKLFGRGNVAFQLTRGLLGVSL